DNA sequence from the Siniperca chuatsi isolate FFG_IHB_CAS linkage group LG3, ASM2008510v1, whole genome shotgun sequence genome:
TTGTGTGCCATCAATAAATAAGTTGCTCTCtttatttacattacatattCATCAATTCATTTGAACATtcataaaatgtacagttttgCTTTCAGTATCAGTGAAAATTCTTCTTGAGTTATGTATAGCACATTCCTTTTGCTATTTACATGACTTTCTTTGGTGTACACCAAACTCACTAGTCAACATATGCATGAATCATTTTGTGTCCATTGCATGGGAGAAATCCAAAATATTGGTAAGGGATTGTGACTGTGCCACTAACTGACTGTTTTGCCGTCATCACAGGCGGAGCCAAAACACTACAGCCAACATCATGTTGCCAGATTACATTCAGTAAAAGCATCTACAGATCATCAGACTCTGGGACTTTGATGGGCTCCAGGGTAACAGTGGGTAGGATCAGATGAGTGCCCTCAGATATCCATCCCTGGGCTGTCCTGTTGAAGGTGGGCCGCTTCATCCCCGGCTCCTGCAGCTCTGGGTAACTGGGCGGGTTCAGGGACACCTCAGGGAGCTTGAATGTTATTCCTCTGGGAGATTTGTCAAAGCCACCAAAAGGTGTGGCAACCCTGTAATTGACATCAAGTGTGAATGGTACTCTTGTTGTGCTCTGTACTAATTCACTAAAATGTGGTCATAGTTTTCTCACCGGTTAAAGCATTTGTACCCAGGAAGCTCTGGTCGTGGGTCTGGTGCTGGCATTGTCAGTTTGAGAGTTTCAGCGAGGTCAGGGTCTTTGAGGATCGCCTGTTCCCACGGAGAGTGGTAGGACTTGGGCATAGCTGTGGCATTTATCTTCTCTGCAGTTGTGTCTGTCAAGGAGCAAGCAAAACATAGAGGCACACCgaaagaaaaatgtcagcaGGAGATCATATTGTGGAGGATTGTCCCAACATTGCAGCAGAATGATCTGACAGTTTGGTTTGCAGTTACAGGTTAATGCTGAACTGTTTTCTTAAGCCTTTTTTTGTTGGAGGCTAAAGTTTAGGAGTGGATAGGATTATGAATAGAGACTGTGCTTAGGGAACACTTACACAGGCAGACTGAGTTGTCCATCAATGTGATCTGAGGCCTTAAAATAGCACATAGTTGAAGTGTGCACTCATATAATGTGTCGACATGAGAGGACACCCTACTGGAGCATTTTAGAATAAGCACAGGGCTCTGTTGGCcattgaaatataaaataaaataaaataaaataaaataaaataaaataaaataaagcatttaaagcTGCTCAGGTTGTATACAGTAATTAATCAtagttacatacagtacatgatgtCAAGCTACTCAAATTAGTCGCCATAAGACAAGAACAGCTGTTATGACTGTATGTTACCAGTTGTCATTATTATGACAGCATTACATTATCAGTCGCTGTTATTTGACTGTGCAGCACAATGGCctatttttttagtttaacaGTGGAAGAAATGGTAGCTATAGGAATGATTTTCAATGACCAAATCTTTatagtgctaatgttagcacatTTATTGTTACATAtgattatgatttttttatattaaaatcctGACTAATGTTGTACATCTTAATGCTCCACATTGGATTCAACATAAACAGCCTCACTAATTGAACAGCATAATTACCTGAAACAGTGCTTTCTGGATTAGCAGTATTTCCATCAGCTGGTGCATCTACTTTAATTTCCACAGTGTGGAATATATCATTCTGCAAAACAGAATAAAGTACAGCACACGTATGGAGTTTTGGTTATCAACTGAGCAACAAAACATAAAGTTGGCACATCTGTAGCTGCTCTTGTCTTCCAGGCACTCAAGATACAtacgcacacaaacactcatatctacacaaacacacacacacacacacacacacacacacacacacacagaaacacatcagCAGTCACTGATAAACAGGGGAGCAGCCCCTCAGCAAAGTGCCTGAGCAGCCTCTCAGAAGATTTGGCTGGAGGATGCAAAAGGCACGAGGCACATGTCTTCGTTATCGTCCATGTGTTGTAACACTTTTTTTCAAGAGCATATTTCCTGATAAATTTGCTTGATGAGTAATACACAGacaattttgcacattttcatgcaaacaGCGCTAATGCCAGAACTCCAGATAGTGATAGTGAATATTGTGCAAGAGGATGGAATTGAAGCGTTCACTATATGCAGTTATTCAAACATATGAagtgactgactgacacaaACAAGCTGACTTACATTGAGCTGTGCATTTGCCTCGTTTTGGATACtttcaaatgtatatttgtCAGATCTCCTCTGGCGCATTTTGAAAAGCCGGGAACCTCTGTTGGAAAGCAATGATAACTCCTCCAACATAATGTCTTTAGGAGTGCTGAGCTTCTTTCCGAGATCCATTACCTCACCTGTCAGGCAACAAAGTTGAGGGAAAAGAAGATGTAGAGGAAGAAAACAATCTGTGTAAGATGCAGCTTTAATAGACAATCATTAATAGCAGTATATTAATTTTTTGCTGAAACACGTGCTTATGCTAACATGTATCATTCAGTCATGGTAAATTTTAGTGCtggaaaatacagaatataaatatacatgcaGAAATCTCCCCTAATATTATGTTGTCAGCTGAACAGGTCTAAGGGAGGGTCCACAAATTACATCAAAGGTGTcacaaaattaatattttccatttaagGCCTGTCATGGAAAATGAGTTATCAATGTACTTAGAATTAGTTTTGGATGTACATAATGCTTCCTCATCCACCACTACAGACAGAATGTACCCCAGCTGTCACGGACCTTCACGTTATCCAAACAGCTACACAGTTGGCCCTCACAacttcccctcccctctccagAAATAGACTTTTGAAAAGGACAACGACAAAGGATTAGCCACCATAGGTATTAAATCATCCCATTAGCTTATTTATGGTAAGTGCTGGAGTGTAGCCCTGACATTTTGAACCCAGATCAGAATAGTCATTCTCTTGCAAAAGTGTATTTGTCCACTGAGCCTCAACTCTAACATCATACCATTGGTACCATGGACTTCTCGGCAAATAGCTGCTGCAcgcttcttcctctctccagctGGCATTGTACAGTATTGTGACATTGTGGCTTTGGCAAGGTTGGCAGAACGCAGGAGTACTGGAAACACATACAGGACACAGAATGTAGTTGTTCTGTCCAAGTTATAAAGAAGGTGTTTTATTCCTAACACTTTGACCCCAAAGAAGATCAGTGCTAGCCCATACGTTGACAGGTTACAGCTAAACACAGAGTTTGCTATTTGGTGTGCAAGTGTCATCTTTCATCAGTTGTCAGAGAAAAACCCCTGAATCTGTTGTATTATTGTCAATATGAAACAGACAGGACAGAATAAAACATAGGATACACAGAGACTTTCTTATGATGATGACATATTAATTGTCCTATTCTTTTCTGTTGCATAATGTACTAGTACAACATACATAGTTTTTTGAGTCTATAAAGTCTATCTCCCATTTGGTGTCAGCACCTATTGTAATTTGAAGATGATTTGGAAAGTGCCACATCAAATAAATCTGCCATATCAGTGTTTGTCATGTTGTAATCATCTCTTTAGAGGTTACATTTAACAGATTACAATGTATTGCATAATCCTAAAGCCCCATTGTACTTGCATTGGTACCAAACGTAATTCTTAAATCTGGCTTCGTCACTGGATCAATTTTTGAGTACGTGAGCTGATGTTAGTGGCATCTCCCTTTAATGTTGTCACAAGATAAATTACCTATGTAAAGGTCAAGGGTGAATATCAAGTTTGTTCCAGCGGTACAAAAAAAACAGTGCTCCAACATAATATCCGAAATAACCTTCCTACATTTGCAGTGGCcatatttttagttttgctttgttgtcAAATGCACAACATGATGCTAGATGGTATGACTCTAAATATACTTctttaaaaaatcttaaataacTCAATTGGGCCCATCTGCTGACTTTATATTtgttacaattttaaaatgatttccatGCAAACTAAAGAGAAAGCAAAGCAATATAATTCTAAAGATAGAAAGAAATTTATGAGATTAACTCATAATCTGTCAAATGTTGCATTTCCATAAGGTCATAAGAAAGTGACTCCTACAATTCCtagaaaatacaaatgttagTTAGATGCAaccaaatttattttttcacaatacAGTGACTTTCTCTTATGTTCTAACGTAACTCCAATAGAATTTAAATGTaccacacattcacaaaataCACCCTGACGAGGCTTGTCCGTACCTGTGATGGTGTCCCTAGTGTGCAACCTGTATCCTTGAAGGGGAGACACAGAGGCTCAGGGGTCAACCTACTGTAGGTAGTTTGATCTTCCCTGATCTTCACACTCCCGAACACTAAAGCCAAACtgtgagtgtgtctctgtgtctgttgtgAATGGAATGCAGCTTACATCAATAGGCTAAATTTAACCTGCCAAACACTCAAAACCACTCTCAAACACCATGGGGCAAGGATAGctaccagagagagagagaggggagaggatggacaacacacacatgcccattGATGTTCTTTGAAGGAAGGAGTCCCCTCCAGAGACATATTCCATTCCTTGTGTTGAGTCTTCAAAGTCAGCAGTCTCTGTGGGTTGATGTAACCTTCAAGGCTTCAAGTTAGAGAGGTCGTTAATACTGGGCACAGCTGCTCCTTGTGTACTGGTCTCTTCAAACTGAGTTGTATTACTGTTATTATGTGTTTGCTGACTTTGGATAATGATATACAGATCAGCGAGGGGTGTTTAAGGGAAGTGTAGTCTCATCCCTGAGATGGTGGTCAGCCAAAAAGATTTTTATAAAGCAGCTTCAAGGTCATTACCCTGGCAGCGAAACCTGTTGTCATATTTAAGACATACTGAACATTTAATCTCCTGTGAAAAAAATATACTGTTGATACATGAGAGAAGAACACTTTGTTATGGAAATCTACCGATTTTTAATGAGTATTAACTGCATGTTATTGTTTATAACATTCATATGCATTGTATTTGAATAAATGaagaaatgtaacaaataaTCAGAGAATGAATCAAAAACAGTGTTCATCTGCACTAAAATGCTTACTTTTTGAATTAAAGCATGATGTCAGTGTACTAAAGTAGAATTAAAgccaaaaaaacacttttaagaCTTAATgctttttcatgtcttttaatctttctgtttgtgtttaaaaaggtgcaaaaaataacattttactcaagaAAATCGTCACACACAGGGTAAAAGCCCAACAACTTTAGCCTGATAGGCGAGAAACACGGCTACATCAGTCATATTGATGTTTACACTATAACACCACACAGTGTACGATCAAAGGTGGGATACTTCATGAATGTATGCATGcaacatttatatataatagCAAAAAAAGCTTATATCCATTTTACATCTCACATGTAGGTCATCTGTTTGATTTAGGTCAATGTTAAGGTACAACGCTTATTGCAAGTTTGCTGCTTTCCTAAAAATGCACTGTAGCTTCCTTGGAGCAGATATGGTATGTATGTAATTGGCAGTCAATAGAAAGTGCTACAGATTAATAGAAATGTTCACTCTTTGAATATACTTCCCATCGCCACTGCAATTGTAGTGAGAGAATAGACAGATTAAAACAAGATGAGTAACTTCTGTAATCGCTTTATGAAATATTCAGATGTGAAAGAATTGTGGAAGAAGCATCGTCACCCTGCACAAGTCATCACAAAGCCACAGTGAGTTTTAAAGCTACATGACTGAAAAGCCACACATAAGATTTCTTAAAGTGCCATATTTCTCACCAAATATTTATAACCAACAATGTCAAAATTACCGGCATTTTCAGTGAGCAACACCACTccgcttttttaaaaaaaagcagtctacccaacatttctttcatctgcTACACTTTCACTTTAGCTCTCATAACACTTTGCTAACACTTAATACTTTTCTTGACTGCAGTGGTCCACTTCTGTACTAAATGACTACTACAACCTAATGATTCTGAAATAATCCCTTAGAAACAACTGCAAAATCTCCCATCACTGCTTAGCAGGGTAATATCTCATCAGCAACACAGCACAATAGCTAAAGTAAGTTGTTGTGCCCTTCAAACCAAGTGACCACTCGTACCATGAAGAGTTTTTTGGTGTGAGATCAATCACTCCCattaacaatttaaaacaaacataataaatTGTCTAAAATATGCCTAAGTCTCAGACCTACTGGATAAATTTGaaccaacaaacaacaaacctCTTTTTTCATCACAGTAGAGTGAAAATATACTCTTTTGTCTTTCATGTTCAATATACTTTGCATAATCTTCTACACCATTTATCAtttatgttaatataaaagtatatTTCTCATTATCTGATGTATGTCTGATCTCATCTTAGTGGTATTAGCTTCTCTGGACTGCACCACACAAGGGAGAGTAGTTTGTTGGACTGGAGCCTTGTCCCATGTATCCAATACTGGCCCTACTGGCAGGCCTTAGAGGCTGGGCAGGTCTGAAGGGAGGGCCATAGAAGGCTGGTTTCTCAGGTGAAAATGTCCTGCTCATGGATGGTGCCTGAAAAGCTGGGGCCGCATAATAATGACCCTTACTGACAGCTGCAGGATCAATAGACACCCTGCGCTTCCATTCATCTGGAGGCTCTGGCAGAGATCTGCGGTGCCCTGCAGCTTTGACATTAGAGGCGAGAGATGACGGGAGGCTCTGAAACACAAAGGCCTGATCCACTGAACCAATGGGGCTTCTGGATGCTGCCTCCCACGGGGACAGTGGCTTGTAGACTTTTTCTTGAAAGGATGTTTGCCTCTGTGCAGGTAAAAATGACGACTGGATTCCAGGTGTGCTCACAGGTGACAGAAGTCCAGGAGAAGTCACCAAATTCAGTTGCTTGGGCAGGCTCAGGGAGCGGCTTCTACCAAATCCCTGAAAGATAAGCACATATTAATTGACTGGTGTGACAGCAGTGTTGCAGACTTTGCTGCCACCCTCTGGCTTCATGGAAGCCCAGGCAACTAATAATGTTCTagtttattcatgttttatttgaaattaaatgatcTGTTTTAGTGAACAAAGGGGTgcaaacaaatgaataataGTTTTGCTAATATAACTTTCCAATATCATAGAAAAAGTGctgtcacactgacaaaaaaagtaGAAGAGGCTCTTAAGATGTTAAAGAATCGATTTATTCCATGTGTAAAAGTGAcacaatgtgaaaaaagtaaGAAGCCTTATACCTCCCTTCTCCTGATTTGTCATTGCTGTAAGTTTGATAGCTTATTTATGTCTCTAGAATGACTTCTGTCTCTAGAATGGTCTGTAAGTTGTGCTAACAATGGTCCTTTGcaataaattgattattttgctTCTTAAGAACCTCTTCTACTTTCTTTTGTCAGTGTGCAGGCAATTTTGCCATGAAATGGGACTGTTGATTTTGGctacacacacctgacactttctTTTGAAAAGCCTGGATTCAACAGCACAAAcacttcctttttttcttcttctttgtctaaAATAACTTTCAAAATATCAGATTTGTAGATCAACTAGGGGACTGAGTTTTCCTttaaatcccataaaaagattTGAGTGACATAAATGTATGGGTAAAATCTCGAGTAAATGTCTTGAAGCAGCATTTGAGACATtaacaaatactgaaaataaataagttttaaGAACTTACCTGCTGTTTATTCAAGCTATTTAAAATAAGTACACTGATAATGTTACTatcaaagacattttcaaagaTTATGAAACTTTGCTTGGAACTTTATCTGTGCCAAcgtgattagacctctgctcaggtagAAGGTGGGCAGAGCAATGCTGGTAATTATGTGATGTCGCAGAATGTCCTGTAATATGAATGATGAAGGTTTTATTTGTCCCACACTGGcaggtgcaacaaagctaacatgTGAGAGGGTGATGTCAAATGAATACATCTTTACTACATTCTGAAAAAACCTCTAATCAGCCAATAGAAGTGAAATCACTTGTGTGGGTTTACCGTGCATGTACAGGGCCTTTAATATACTCATGGCTGTTGTCCTTAAAGTCGTATCTGATCTGAGCTGCAAACTATACTTTCCCAAATCTTGTACACATCTTGTTTGAATTATCAATATTCAGGGATGCTTGACAACTAAACAAAGGCTTTCTTTTCTGCAGTTTGGACGTGTTAGTTGGAACAATGACCACCTCATTATTAGCTCATCTACCTAGCAGCCTTTAGCAGCAAAGGTATgatacaaacatttattaacCATGTCGCCACAGGACATTGCTGCAGTCCTGTTAGTGTTGGTTGCTTCTTTTGGTTTAAATCAGCTAAAGGAACAAATTCCCAGGATATGCAACTGAGGCTTGAAAATTGCTTTAAATCTAATTATGTTATGTTTCTTTTTAACCACGTCTAAAGTCTAAACATGAGTAGCATAACATTAGCAAGTATTGATAGCTAGTTGTCAGAGCTAACATGGGCGTGTTTGACGGATCCTTTTCTgctaagaaaacattttatgattgttgtttatttttacgctcaatttaatattgtttgtatttctcgTGCAAGCAGAGAAACTTACTGCAACACAAAATGTTACCATACTAAAATATTTGTCACTCAGAGCCATGGTTGTTGTGCTAGCTGTGGGTGTAGCTGTGTGTCATAGTGGGGTTTGTGGGGGAAGTGTTCACAGTGAGTAAATCAGGAACTATTGAATATACTCAAAACTTGAGCAGAATCCGGTCTGTCTTTAGATGTAGAGAAAATACTTCTATAAATACAGGTAACTTTTTACTGTGATAGTAGATACTGACTTGCTGTCAAGAAATCATTAGAATAGCAAAATGTAAATTCTGCTTTAGGGTGGATTTCCCTTCAATAGACTATTAGCACCATCCTACAAAACTGTGCAGAGAATCTTTTGAGGGCCAAGATCATAGTTCCAAACTTTTCACATTCAGAGCTAAAGGTGGACTGATGGAAatgctgtgaaaacaaacacatcagtcCGGTCAAGTTGAAACATAGTCATACTGGTCAGTGACAGTGTTAATGTTCAGCAATTTaccattttatattaaaatgagcAATACATTGTTGAAAATAGCCAATAATGTAGTGAATCTTAGAAAACTGATATTGCTGAAGGTgcagtaaatatgaataaattctgtgtgaaagtgtgaGGCAGCAAGGAAGATGAAGGAGGAAATATGGGTGACTCAGAAAAAGTAGTAATACAGTAGTTCAGGAAAAGAGAATAGAAGCTCATGACACACAGAAGAAGTGCACAAGTAGGAGGAAAGAGACATTTAATTGCATGATTGTGCTGAGTTCAAAAAGTGCAATAAACACTGATATGTTTGAAAGacagagacataaaaacaaacaagacaattgCTTCCTATCTTCACTTTGAGTTGCCACTGGTAATGTGACTCAATAGCGGAATAGTCAAATCTCTTCTAAATAACTGGCCATAACTAAcaattacagaaaatatatccacataaaacatttaaagtcaTCAGGGTTAATGCTTTTAGCTGTTGTGATGCCAAAAAAGTTTGGAATGAGACTGAAGGAATTGCAAATTGAAtgcatccaaaaaaaaaagaagtgcaTAGACAGTTTCTCCCCAGACAcactaaataattaaaaatgttctgtaaAGTGAGTTACTGTTATCCCAGTATATTTTGAActtaaatttgaatttaataaataaatgtattaataaatattattgttGTGTGTAGTTTTGGGGGTCAGTGGTGACTACTactaaataaaaatgcacatcaTGCATGCAATTTTATTtcttacaaaagaaaaacaactcaaACTAGAGACCTTAGTTAAACAAGGCTCTCTGCACACATTATTGCACATGTGACAGCACTTTCTGAGAATCACTCAACATTATTTAGTCTCACATTTCCTTTTTCAAGCACACATGCACCTCCCAAGTTTGAGGAAGATGATATAATGTtctaagttatttatttatttattttagtttatattccATTGATTTACAATTTTAAGCTAGCTTTGCTGTACATTCAACTGCCTTCTCATGCTTTCCTTACATTCCCAGCTAACTATATCCTTAGAGCTGCATATTGTAAATGATTTTGGATGTGGCCTACATTTAGACAGTGTAAAAGTCTATACATTTCCACTTGTTAAATAAGACATCTGAGATGCTACCAAGTTGCAGATGTAATTGTGTTCTATCGTCTCAGTACTGACTACACCAAAACATGACCATATACAGTATTAGAACTAATGAAGCACAACAACAGGCCTCCACTGTGTGCTTGTCACCACTGGCTTCTTAGCAGAAAATTTTGGACGAGGTGCCATTTGACGTGCACCTCTAGCAATAAGAGATGCAGGAGAAAAAGCTGAAGCTATGCTGTCACCAATAGATGACTGCTGGGAGGATGTGCTTGCAGGTCGGGCGCTTGGTGCTTGCTTGTTGCTTATGTGATGGGCTGCAGATGTGACAGTGTGCTTTTCATCCAAGCGTTTGCCAGTTGCAAGAGGCTCAGCTGATCTTGTGTTTCGGCGGGCAGAAGAATTTTGGGAACTTACCGATACAGGAGACTTGGCAGGGACTTCTGCGTTGCTTTGAACAGCAAGATCAGGGGTATTATAAGGAGAATGAGAAGGGGCAGATCTAAGTTTAAGGCTTTTGGTAAGCTCAAACTTTGATGCTGGAGTTGGTTTGGGGGTGGGGCTTTTGGCCTCAGGGACTGCATCATACTTGAACAGTGATGAGTCCAACTGATAAGGCTGATGTTTCATAATATCTAAGGTGTTGAGGTGCTTTGAGGGTGCTTTAGGTTTCTCTTTGGTCTTAGGCTTGATTTTGGGGCTTGTGGAAGGGAGTTGCTTGGCTGCTGATGGAGGGTAGAAAGGAGCAAGAATGGGATTGTATGATAAAGGAGGTGGGGCACGAACATTGGAAGAATACCTCCAGAAGTTAGGGAGGGACAAGGTTGGGGAGGGGGATCTTGTTTTGTTAGCTTGCACTGTTTCAGCATCAACAACAAACTTCTCCATACGGGACTGTCTTTTGGCAAACAACTCTGCTCCTTTTCCCGCCATAGTTGGACCATCACCAGCTCGATTAATACCTTTGTCTGAGACTCGACCCTTTGGAGAAGCCTGTGTTGCTTTTGATGCGTGGACCAATGACTTCCCTGCCTGTGGTGGGCAAGAGGCAACTGAGTGTGGAGCACTGTCTGACTTATTCCTTGAGGGTGAAGGTGGGTGATGTGGGCTGTAAGTAGGACTGCGGGCGTGCATACTCACAGGGGATCTTGGCGGCTGTTGACTCCAGCTATTTGTGGTTGGCTGAAGATGAAGCTGAGAAGAGGAGTTGACTGGAGCCCAGGCATTGGCAGGTGTTTGAAGTGTTGCCTGAGTTTGATCTGGTGCCCAATGGTTGGCCATCTGTTGAGGCTGAGCCCAATCTTGCTGCGGTAAGTAATGCTGACTATGAGGCCCCGGAGGACTGTGAGAAGGTTGTGAAACCGGACTTCTTGGTGGAATATAGGGCTCAC
Encoded proteins:
- the myoz2b gene encoding myozenin-2b encodes the protein MSQYCTMPAGERKKRAAAICREVHGTNGEVMDLGKKLSTPKDIMLEELSLLSNRGSRLFKMRQRRSDKYTFESIQNEANAQLNNDIFHTVEIKVDAPADGNTANPESTVSDTTAEKINATAMPKSYHSPWEQAILKDPDLAETLKLTMPAPDPRPELPGYKCFNRVATPFGGFDKSPRGITFKLPEVSLNPPSYPELQEPGMKRPTFNRTAQGWISEGTHLILPTVTLEPIKVPESDDL